DNA sequence from the Dreissena polymorpha isolate Duluth1 chromosome 3, UMN_Dpol_1.0, whole genome shotgun sequence genome:
AGACATAACGTTTTGAAGCTTCATGTTTTCAATCATGAGTGTAACTTTATAATTACCATCGACAGGAGGCGCGGTGTGTCCAGACGGTTTCTGTCGCCACTCAGACGGATGTTACCGCACAGTGGCCCTTAATGTCACATGGATAGATGCCAGGGTAAGCACAATAATGATTCACTCAATTTAGCTTAGTAACGTTTTCCGTCTGTTATATACTATTTCATGGTAATAGACGCTCGTTCAACATATGACGAAACGCGATTTTGTTCGTAAATGTGTCATGAGTTAAAGCAAAGAAATCGAAATCATCAAAATCAGTATGCATgaaaatatgagccgtgctctgtgaaaagggggtttaatgactctgcgtaaagtgtcgtccttgattagcctgcagtcagcacaggctaatcagggacgacacttaacgcctaaacttgattgtttttaatatcataaaagcgaatagtgtcgtccctgattagcctttgcgggtCGATATATAAACTCTACATAAAATCGCATCCACTGTACGTGTACAAGACTTGTATGTCTACGTTATATATACGAAAATTACAAATTATTAGTATTTAAAGATGAGTGGGGAATTTTAGTATACTTCTGATCatgtgtattattattactatttcaGTCGTACTGCGAGGTATTGGGTGGAGCTTTACTCTCCCCTGTGTCCCAGTCCATGGCAACTGCGGCAGAGGGCGCTCTTCGCAGAATGAAAGGTATAGTAGATACATATATGCATTGTTGACAAAGATTATTCAATAATTAGCAACACGATTTGAACATTGATACCATATTGCATGTGTTGCATGGTGTCTAATTCAAAATTTACGTCCGCTTTTGCAAAAGACAATACCTTTTTGACACAAAAGACTTGTGCTGTTGCCAGGTACCATCTTTCCGGGTAAGTTTTGGCTGGACTTCACGGATCTGTTGAACCCCAAGGACTGGAAGAGAATGAACGACAAGAAGGCGCTCAACTTCACCAATTGGGAATCAACTTCCGGTACTGGAACCTCGGATGACGGCGCCCGGAATTGCGTGTACATTTCCGAGTCTCTCGCCTACAAATGGGTGGCCGTATCATGTGAGGAGAAAATGAACTTTCTCTGCTATCATGCCGGGTAAGCAATGTAAGTAAGTTGTGCATCAAGCCATGATACTCAACGTTAATACGTATCGTATTCTACTCATGACTATGTCAGCAGTTTCATATGGTTACTTttctatagacaatcccagaaatcgataactcccggattaccgcccctgatTAACCGCATGCGCCGCCATGACGGTACTAAATAACGATATGGGTACCTTTATATTTGTATAGGTACTTGAACAATTAAAGGAAGTGAAAcgattatatttcatatatttgaagattgaaatagtttatgttatcgatttgatcatcacataatagttcgtatTAAAAATATAACGTTATCACTTATTGGTGATTAATAGAAACAAGGTTCATCTACATTTTTAAGGGtcataaaactcagcatgaatatggccttgattgtcatttaacatgttatttgaaTGTGACGCATGGTATCTTATCTTTATAACGGCGTCTACACATGTGAGGAATGTAGTGTCACAGACATATCAATTAACAATTTTAATCCACCCTTGGGGCATCGTCTCCCACTGAGGGAATGCTTTCGCGCCGCGATCGCAGATGGGTTTTTTAAAAACCATTTATCTTGCTTGAATTTGACAATCCGTAATTTACGAAGAAAAACTTCCCTTATTTTGTTCGagttttaagtgtttattttaaatctaaatttaataaagaaattaaTACGTTTATGGAGTGTATCGAACACTATTGGGTCTATTTAAATTTACTTAAGGCTCCACATGCGTcatttttaacacttttatcgtacatttacattttatttatataatataataaagcaAGAAATCAGTAAAGTTAATATTGAGAATAACACAAAAATAGGTTTTGGTGCTTTAGACCTTGATTGAACCAGTAAAAtgctattttaataataaaataaaaataaagataaaggCAAAAGCAAATAtgcacttttcaataaaaaactctgCCATGTTCTGAAATCTTACACATTCTCGCTAATCAAAGATGTATTAAGAAACATCTGTATTTATAGACCTCTGCGCCAATTACCGGTAATATCTTCCGTACTCGTTCacgtaaattaacaaaattcacaaaAAATCATTTCCGGCTAGATATTTTGTTTATGCTTGAAAGAGAATTTTAAATCAAGGTATTAATACAAAAACACAGAAGTTTAAGACTAAACCagatacttttaaataaaaaaggtgaGCATCTACCCAGATTTGTACTGAGTTCGCTTATTTCCGGACCACTTTTAATTAAAATCACATACTTTATTCCGGCTATAGATTTTTGAATTacctttaaaaaaagatttaaataagaaatattcataacgaaataataaatgttttaaaaaggtaATGTATTATTCATGAAAAAAGTCTGCATCGGTCTTGAATCTTATAAATTTTCTTAATTAGTATCTCCGGAATTAGTTTTTATGCAGAAAATTTTTACAAAGGCtgaaatctgattttcaataaaatCGTGTACCTCGAAAATAAATTTTTGAAAGTTTCGCTAAATAATATCCCCGGAACTATTAACGCTAAAAATCACAAAGCTTATTTCACACTTTAGATTTTGATATAACCTTTAAAATTATAGTCgaataattgcattaaaaaaagaaataagtaTGTTTAAAGCAAAGACATTACTGAAAGGAGTACTTTAAACACCCAGCTATTTCGGCCTTAAACATGTTGTTACTGAATATTGTTGTAGAGGCACAAATGCTAGAAATCTAACtttattttttaacgaaatgaaatataattcattaatgtCCCAAATGTTTGGTTATTGTGAGATCTTGGAACGCTGTAGTCTACCAGATTCTTCAGTACCGTCATGgcagcgggtcacgtgatagccaatatggcggcggacaatttatcgattctgggattgtctatatgtATAACAAGTTAACCCCACACGCTTGAGTATAATATTAACACTAAGTGTTACCGTTAATAAGAATAACGATTGATTTTGTCTTGAAATGTGTTGTTTTCGCAGCCTTCCGCCAACAACAGAAAGGTATCCGCTTGGCAGCACTCGCGTCTACAAGAACAAACATGGCTACTACGACTGGTATTATGAGCAAATGTATGAATACAAGGATGTCAGTCCGCGGGATGTGGATTGCTGAACAATCATATGGAGTTTTTAGTTGATCAATTTAAAGTCCCATATTTCAACAACGTCAGGAACAGGGTGTatgatttatttgatttattgctGTGGCCGTGgattaagtgtttgtttttcttatattacAACTAGTCAGTAAAACACGttgaattaatattatacatGATACATGATTGGTTATTATTGTGCAACTGTTGTTCACGCTTTCGCTTGTTTCAGTTGATGGCGTAATTACATCATGCATTAAGAGAATAAATAGCGCTACAAAATCAAGTTTGTTGTCGTTAAGAACAACAGAGGGCGACTACTTGCCTTACGCTGCGGTTATGTTTACACCACTTTATTTATACATTGATTAAAAGGAGTATATACTGAGCCGTGCTCTGTTCAAAAagtttaccatgctctaaaatacccattatatccatcttttgacgatttaaaaacctgaaaaccataaagcgttgcaacgcgaaacgattgcataatttggaaatttatgttgttgtcgttatattttgtaatagtacgaggatttcttatataacgTATGAAATACATCTATTTttctatgagcacggatggccgattggcCAAAGCgatagacatttactccagggctccaggtgtcagtggtatgaacccagttgagggttacttttttctttctttaattttattcttgtttttttttctggagctttttagatcaaatgtatacatgttcaatataagcatttaatgacaaacttcaatacatgccaatatctgtgaaaaaggcccctttaaacaataCGCAAGTTCATTTGAATTTTCAAAAGCTTTCTATTCAAATATACTGAAATTATGGATGGATTGTTATATAGAATACATTACACTTACACGTATTTTTACACTTCTCAATTTGATggtacttaatttaaaaaaaaagtgttgtttttttttcattcaagcaCGTACCATGAAGTAAATGCAGTCTCGTATGCATCAAAAGTGTTTTCATATCGCTTTTCTTTGTTTATGTAGCTGGAAGAAAATATTTGCAATTCAAGAAATATGTTAAGTGTTTTGACGGCGCTCTGTGAAAGCCAggtttattgcatgtgtttaaagtgttgtcccagattggcttgTACAGTCCCCGCAGCTAACCTTGGACGACTCTCCGCTTAGACTGGAGTTTCATTGAAAAAAGAATTTTTCTCAACGAACATTTCAATAAAAGCGGATTAACTCGTCCCTTATTATTCTGTGTGGACTTCGTAgcttaatcttggacgacactttacgcataagctTAACGAGCGCATACAAATTGGATTCAATTGAAAAATCCATGGTATAATATTATACGAGCAATATACTCGAAAAAAAACTAAGTAAACTCAATGCATGTTTAATAAAACAGACTACATGACTTGGATGTTTTTGCAAAGATTAATTTCCAAACAGCATTCTTTGGTACTCGCTGgttttaaataacattcaaattttcAAAACCGGCTGTTGAAAACAACGTTTAATAAAGCTTTCAAAAAGGTGAATAGCATGCCTAAAACTATGTAAAAAGGCATTGTTAACGTTATAATTTTGCCCGCCGGGTGTTGTCCGTCGTGTATCGTCAATATTTACTTTTCGAACACACAAGAGGCCAACTTTTATAATTTTGAGATGATTCGCGTAAATATGCATATATATCGAGTCGGAATTATATGGAATTCGCATAAGCATTTGGTGTAACGATATCTTGGTTTCAGTACTTTAAACACCATTACTGCCATTTGGTGGTGAAAGTTGTCGTATATGGCTCTGGGTCTAAAGCGAGCGCCCCTCGGCGATTGCCCCGCCCCCTTCTTCACCATCTTCCGCCAGATTGTGTGCGTCGGCATAATATATCCAAGGTAAATCAGAAGAAAAATC
Encoded proteins:
- the LOC127871244 gene encoding perlucin-like protein is translated as MTKDGTLSLVLIWILIAKGGAVCPDGFCRHSDGCYRTVALNVTWIDARSYCEVLGGALLSPVSQSMATAAEGALRRMKGTIFPGKFWLDFTDLLNPKDWKRMNDKKALNFTNWESTSGTGTSDDGARNCVYISESLAYKWVAVSCEEKMNFLCYHAGLPPTTERYPLGSTRVYKNKHGYYDWYYEQMYEYKDVSPRDVDC